The DNA region GTATATTGTGAGCTTGAAGGCACCGTAGTTGCCGAAGTAAGTCTCGAACTCCTTACCAAAGGACGCAAGTTAGCTAACCAACTGGGCTGCCAACTGGAAGCCGTTGTTGCCGGTACTAACCTTGCAGGCATCGAAAAACAAGTATTGCCCTTCGGCGTTGACCGTCTTCACGTCTTCGACGCTCCGGGCTTGTTCCCTTATACTTCACTGCCCCACTCTTCCGTACTTATCAATCTGTTCAAGGAAGAAAAACCGCAGATCTGTCTGATGGGCGCCACTGTTATCGGTCGTGACCTCGGTCCACGCGTTTCTTCTGCACTGACCAGCGGCCTCACTGCCGACTGTACTTCACTGGAAATCGGTGAACACGAAGATAAAAAAGCAGGGGTGGTATATGAAAACCTGTTATATCAGATCCGCCCCGCATTCGGTGGTAATATCGTGGCAACCATCGTCAACCCCGAACATCGCCCGCAAATGGCAACCGTTCGCGAAGGCGTAATGAAGAAAGAGATTCTTAACGATAAGTATCAGGGTGAAGTTATCAATCATGACGTTGCCAAATATGTGCCTACTACAGACTATGTAGTGAAAGTTATCGACCGCCACGTGGAGAAAGCAAAGCACAACCTGAAAGGTGCTCCTATCGTTGTAGCCGGTGGTTATGGTATGGGTAGCCGTGAAAGCTTCGACATGTTGTTCGAACTGGCTAAAGAACTTCACGCTGAAGTAGGCGGCAGCCGCGCAGCTGTTGATGCAGGCTTCTGCGACCATGACCGTCAGATCGGTCAGACTGGCATTACGGTACGTCCGAAGCTCTATATCGCCTGCGGTATCTCCGGACAAATCCAACACATCGCCGGTATGCAGGAAAGTGGCATTATCATCTCTATCAATAATGATGAAAATGCTCCTATCAATACCATCGCTGATTATGTAATCAACGGTACGGTAGAAGAAGTGATCCCGAAAATGATTAAGTACTACAAACAGAACAGTAAGTAAGCTATGGCTAATTTTTATACCGAAGTTCCTGAATTGA from Bacteroides sp. MSB163 includes:
- a CDS encoding electron transfer flavoprotein subunit alpha/FixB family protein, coding for MNNVFVYCELEGTVVAEVSLELLTKGRKLANQLGCQLEAVVAGTNLAGIEKQVLPFGVDRLHVFDAPGLFPYTSLPHSSVLINLFKEEKPQICLMGATVIGRDLGPRVSSALTSGLTADCTSLEIGEHEDKKAGVVYENLLYQIRPAFGGNIVATIVNPEHRPQMATVREGVMKKEILNDKYQGEVINHDVAKYVPTTDYVVKVIDRHVEKAKHNLKGAPIVVAGGYGMGSRESFDMLFELAKELHAEVGGSRAAVDAGFCDHDRQIGQTGITVRPKLYIACGISGQIQHIAGMQESGIIISINNDENAPINTIADYVINGTVEEVIPKMIKYYKQNSK